One part of the Deinococcus humi genome encodes these proteins:
- a CDS encoding AAA family ATPase: MSASPTWQLTLFGTPGLRRLGGSEARCERKTLALLAYLAVEGPTSRAHIAALLWPDTVTSAARNNLVHLLRRITKTYEAALVVGQETLALGSVVTTDLGAWQHEGTFTDNADSVPVGIFLKGVNFDDAPHIEEWLLAWRERFHAARVTQLLRASEAHEEAGQLLDAIHVTEQLVALDVLSEEGYRRLMRLYYLHGDRPAALRAYERCRQLLARELGLEPMPETLRLAGEIDRGALVERAVEAPPRLPLAVLRPPTFVGRDDALRRLDRAWHDGLVVLLSGEAGVGKSRLIQEFAAGRGRTAWMEARPGDSLVPYATLGRALRAWCRAQPAVHLEGWARRALGRMVPDVFPDEIEDLEPMEAHLHAAIRALFDQVTRDVRLVVLEDLHFADAASLDAVFILFASLSPVEREDLPRLACTVRSGELPEALRAHVQRLEDAGRTSRIALKPLRVAEAIALLQQVDVPASLEKRVVHFAGGNPLFLLEMVRHLLEARVDLTREVGTLPIPEKVGQIIERRLSRLSPGALQVARAASVLQRDVHLELVADVLNAPLLSVAEYWEELEAAQIMSGERFAHDLIFESVQRGLPAAVGRLLHRSAARVLSRQAESAARVAHHWQLGGDLKEAALAYLRAAREALAALRSREAVGFFEEAARAYDALDETDAAFNARATALEGTWRFEHIALVEDLARRLSDAARTNAQRARALAVSATRLNAHHQGPQAEEAALAGLRLFDDGPGDRHVRATLLRELMLARASQFKTDETLELTEQVLTAHDALPAEPRAQGVLAVAFALMRVEQHALAGPLLERALSAFEAEGASYQAAWTTHSLASYFETVQHFDRALTLRCGLDERLAHDAVSPSLRTVNRVRQGTLLTRLRAYGAALEALMHALDLARGSGEPTGPLHRAFADVYWALGAFDACEASLDTALAEPNSTDPGQQVPWLFKGLLAAHAGNVEQARACFARASKALDHTNLTYSRGRLLLARAELGGSDAVELARKGVELARRHDHADLLTLALTILAERLLEQEGAHAALPHSTSAVQRLPEHASREDYARPLLAHHRVLSALCDPNAAAPLIAAAAWIEEAVNRVPEEHRQAFLQDHPTHGRVRSLLGALPGLPRSVPG, encoded by the coding sequence ATGAGCGCATCTCCGACCTGGCAGCTCACACTCTTTGGCACGCCGGGCTTGCGCAGGCTGGGCGGATCAGAGGCGCGCTGTGAGCGAAAGACGCTCGCGTTGCTGGCGTACCTCGCAGTCGAAGGCCCGACGTCGCGAGCGCACATCGCGGCGCTGTTATGGCCAGACACCGTGACGAGTGCAGCGAGAAACAATCTCGTGCATCTGCTGCGCCGGATCACGAAAACGTACGAGGCGGCGCTCGTCGTCGGTCAGGAAACCCTGGCACTCGGAAGCGTGGTCACCACGGACCTGGGCGCGTGGCAGCATGAGGGCACATTCACCGACAATGCTGACAGTGTGCCCGTCGGAATCTTCCTGAAAGGCGTGAACTTCGATGACGCGCCGCACATCGAGGAATGGCTGCTCGCATGGCGCGAGCGCTTCCACGCGGCACGGGTGACCCAACTTCTGCGCGCTTCAGAGGCCCACGAAGAGGCAGGACAGTTGCTTGACGCGATTCACGTCACGGAGCAACTGGTCGCTCTTGACGTGCTGTCCGAGGAGGGTTACCGGCGGCTGATGCGTCTGTACTATCTGCACGGTGATCGCCCCGCCGCGCTGCGCGCCTACGAGCGTTGTCGGCAACTTCTCGCACGTGAGCTCGGACTCGAACCCATGCCCGAGACATTGCGACTTGCGGGTGAAATCGATCGGGGTGCGCTCGTCGAACGCGCCGTGGAAGCGCCGCCGCGCCTTCCGCTCGCCGTGCTGCGTCCGCCCACCTTCGTTGGCCGCGATGACGCGCTCAGACGCCTGGACCGCGCGTGGCACGACGGGCTCGTCGTGCTGCTGAGCGGTGAGGCCGGTGTGGGCAAATCGCGCCTCATCCAGGAGTTTGCAGCCGGTAGGGGACGCACGGCGTGGATGGAAGCCCGTCCGGGAGACAGCCTTGTCCCGTATGCGACGCTTGGGCGCGCGCTGCGTGCGTGGTGTCGCGCGCAGCCAGCGGTGCATCTCGAGGGATGGGCGCGCCGGGCCCTTGGGCGAATGGTGCCGGACGTGTTTCCCGACGAAATAGAGGACCTCGAGCCCATGGAGGCCCACCTGCACGCCGCCATTCGCGCTCTGTTTGACCAGGTGACGCGTGACGTGAGGCTCGTGGTGCTTGAGGACCTGCATTTTGCCGATGCCGCTTCCTTGGACGCGGTCTTCATCCTGTTTGCGTCCCTCTCACCGGTCGAGCGTGAGGACCTGCCGCGCCTGGCCTGTACGGTGCGCAGCGGAGAACTTCCGGAGGCATTGAGGGCTCACGTACAACGCCTTGAAGACGCTGGACGTACCTCCCGGATCGCCCTTAAACCGCTGAGAGTGGCCGAGGCAATCGCGCTGCTGCAGCAAGTGGATGTCCCTGCCTCGCTGGAAAAGCGCGTCGTGCACTTTGCAGGTGGCAATCCCCTGTTTCTGCTGGAGATGGTGCGGCACCTGCTTGAAGCGCGCGTAGACCTGACGCGTGAGGTCGGCACCTTGCCGATTCCAGAAAAAGTGGGGCAGATCATCGAGCGCCGCCTGTCACGCCTGTCGCCGGGCGCCCTGCAGGTTGCGCGCGCGGCGAGCGTGCTGCAACGCGACGTTCACCTCGAACTGGTGGCGGATGTGCTAAATGCGCCGCTCCTGTCTGTCGCCGAATACTGGGAAGAACTGGAAGCCGCGCAGATCATGTCGGGTGAGCGATTCGCACACGATTTGATCTTCGAGTCGGTGCAGCGTGGTCTTCCGGCAGCCGTCGGCCGCCTGCTTCATCGCAGCGCGGCGCGTGTCCTGAGCCGTCAGGCGGAGAGCGCCGCGCGCGTCGCCCATCACTGGCAGCTTGGCGGAGACCTGAAAGAAGCGGCACTGGCGTATCTTCGCGCGGCACGTGAGGCCCTGGCGGCGTTGCGGTCACGTGAGGCCGTGGGCTTCTTCGAGGAAGCGGCTCGCGCCTACGACGCGCTCGATGAGACAGACGCTGCGTTTAACGCGCGCGCGACCGCCCTGGAAGGCACGTGGCGCTTCGAGCATATCGCCCTTGTCGAGGACCTTGCACGGCGCCTGTCTGACGCTGCGCGTACAAACGCACAACGTGCGCGTGCCCTCGCCGTGAGCGCCACCCGCCTCAATGCCCACCATCAGGGTCCACAGGCCGAAGAGGCTGCGCTTGCCGGACTGCGCCTTTTCGACGACGGACCTGGGGATAGGCACGTGCGCGCCACCCTGCTGCGTGAACTGATGCTCGCGCGGGCATCGCAGTTCAAGACCGACGAGACGCTTGAACTCACCGAACAAGTCTTGACTGCGCACGATGCGCTGCCCGCCGAGCCACGCGCACAGGGTGTGCTCGCCGTCGCGTTCGCTTTAATGCGCGTTGAGCAACACGCGCTTGCAGGGCCACTCCTTGAGCGCGCCCTCTCCGCCTTTGAAGCGGAGGGCGCGTCGTACCAGGCGGCCTGGACCACCCACAGCCTCGCCAGTTACTTCGAGACCGTCCAGCACTTCGACCGTGCGCTGACGCTGCGCTGTGGGCTTGACGAGCGCCTGGCCCATGACGCGGTCTCGCCCTCGCTGCGTACCGTGAACAGGGTGCGGCAGGGAACGCTGCTCACGCGGCTGCGCGCGTACGGGGCGGCCCTTGAGGCGCTCATGCATGCACTTGACCTCGCACGTGGCTCAGGCGAACCCACCGGACCCCTGCACCGCGCGTTCGCCGACGTGTACTGGGCACTCGGTGCCTTCGATGCATGTGAGGCTTCCCTCGACACGGCGCTCGCGGAGCCCAACTCAACCGATCCGGGGCAGCAAGTTCCCTGGTTGTTCAAAGGGCTGCTGGCCGCCCATGCGGGAAACGTCGAGCAGGCCCGGGCGTGTTTTGCACGGGCTTCCAAAGCGCTCGATCACACCAACTTGACCTACTCGCGCGGCCGTCTCCTGCTCGCACGCGCCGAGCTGGGAGGGTCCGACGCTGTGGAGCTGGCACGCAAGGGCGTGGAACTGGCGCGTCGGCACGACCACGCGGATCTCCTGACACTCGCGCTCACCATACTGGCCGAACGCCTGCTTGAGCAGGAGGGCGCCCATGCAGCCCTTCCACACAGCACCTCGGCGGTTCAGCGACTGCCTGAACATGCCTCGCGCGAAGATTATGCGCGGCCTCTGCTGGCACATCACCGGGTGCTCAGTGCCCTCTGCGACCCGAACGCGGCAGCACCCCTGATCGCCGCGGCCGCTTGGATAGAGGAGGCCGTGAACCGCGTGCCCGAAGAGCATCGGCAGGCCTTCCTGCAGGATCACCCAACGCATGGGCGTGTGCGGAGCTTGCTGGGCGCCCTGCCAGGCCTGCCCCGAAGCGTGCCCGGTTGA
- a CDS encoding OsmC family protein: MTQPTQKSMTIHHAGQQRYTAHNTAGQQIIIDMTPDHPLGVGPMDAVFAALAACSMSDVVEILRKRRTPVQKYRVELTGLRDGEHQPPRYYHYLMRHVVSGEGITQEDVEKAAHLSHEKYCTVGASLNAEVEIEVVLEEG, encoded by the coding sequence ATGACCCAGCCCACCCAGAAGTCCATGACCATTCATCACGCCGGACAGCAGCGCTACACGGCGCACAACACCGCCGGACAGCAGATCATCATTGACATGACGCCAGATCACCCCCTGGGCGTCGGGCCGATGGACGCTGTCTTCGCCGCCCTGGCTGCCTGCAGCATGAGCGACGTGGTGGAGATCTTGCGCAAACGCCGCACACCTGTTCAGAAGTACCGTGTGGAACTCACTGGACTGCGCGACGGCGAGCATCAGCCTCCCCGGTACTACCACTACCTGATGCGTCACGTCGTTTCCGGCGAGGGCATCACACAAGAAGACGTGGAGAAGGCCGCACACCTGAGTCACGAAAAATACTGCACCGTGGGGGCCAGTCTGAATGCCGAGGTGGAGATTGAGGTCGTGCTGGAGGAAGGCTAA
- a CDS encoding ABC transporter permease has protein sequence MAEVVAAAPGQTARPLGNQGFWGRLLSRPAARFGVGLLTLLILAALLAPILAPDAPNAQNWLDRLKPPSAQHPFGTDAFGRSVLTRVLYGARVSLLAGILPVVLGLTVGTTIGILAGYFGKTTDRLFMRLMDILLAFPGLLLALAIIGTLGPGFTNAVVAIGVGMIPVFARLSRAEVINVKTNDFVEAAGALGAGHTRIIFRHLLPSMTSPLVVQATISVGSAILSTAGLSFLGLGVQPPTSDWGEMLSSARRYLPGAWWLTVFPGIMIALTVLSFNLIGDGLRDALDPRTRLRKIQK, from the coding sequence ATGGCTGAGGTCGTGGCCGCTGCACCTGGACAGACCGCACGTCCGTTGGGCAACCAGGGCTTCTGGGGCCGTCTGTTGTCGCGTCCGGCGGCTCGGTTCGGCGTGGGCCTACTGACCTTGCTGATCCTGGCTGCGCTGCTGGCTCCGATCCTCGCGCCGGACGCGCCGAATGCCCAGAACTGGCTGGACCGCCTGAAACCTCCCAGCGCGCAGCACCCCTTCGGGACCGACGCTTTCGGGCGCAGTGTGCTGACCCGGGTGCTGTACGGCGCGCGGGTATCTCTGCTGGCCGGCATCCTGCCGGTGGTGCTGGGGCTGACTGTCGGAACCACCATCGGCATCCTGGCCGGGTACTTCGGCAAGACCACAGACCGCCTGTTCATGCGGCTGATGGACATCCTGTTGGCGTTCCCAGGTCTGCTGCTGGCGCTGGCGATTATCGGGACGCTTGGCCCCGGCTTCACCAACGCCGTGGTTGCCATTGGCGTCGGCATGATCCCGGTCTTCGCGCGGCTGAGCCGGGCCGAGGTGATCAACGTCAAGACCAACGATTTCGTCGAGGCTGCCGGAGCACTTGGTGCCGGTCACACCCGCATCATCTTCCGTCACCTGCTTCCCAGCATGACCAGTCCCCTGGTCGTGCAGGCCACCATCAGCGTTGGAAGCGCCATCCTCAGTACAGCCGGGTTGAGCTTCCTGGGCCTTGGCGTGCAGCCGCCGACCAGCGATTGGGGCGAGATGCTCAGCAGCGCCCGGCGTTATCTGCCGGGAGCGTGGTGGCTGACCGTCTTTCCCGGCATCATGATTGCCCTGACCGTGCTGAGCTTCAACCTGATCGGCGACGGCCTGCGCGACGCCCTTGATCCCCGCACTCGCCTGAGGAAAATACAGAAATGA